From one Alicyclobacillus acidocaldarius subsp. acidocaldarius Tc-4-1 genomic stretch:
- a CDS encoding amino acid permease gives MKQLDDILEKESKLRRGMQARHMFMISIGGVIGTGLFLSSGYTVNQAGPGGAVLAYVLGGVIVAIVMMCLGELATAMPVAGSFKTYAQEFISPSIGFLSAWLYWLNGAFTIGGEWIAADIIIHQYLPHVPDVVWYAIFAAIYLVLNLTRVGVYGESEFWFASIKVIGIIAACVAGVLALFGLTGHPAIGLRNYTGQGGLFPHGLGAVFLALVPVSFAYSGTELIGIAAGESRDPARSVPRAVRTTSVRILLFYVISMIVLVGIIPWQKAGVNDSPFATIFQVAGIPYAHLIMDLIVITSALSAGSSWTYASSRLLWSMALDGMAPRFLTYLSKQKVPVWSVVVTLFVGTLSLWLYDVSPNTLYLWIVSGIGLIAVLSWAIICASQIGFRRKYVREGGDVSKLAYRTPGYPVVPILGVVLNLAIAVSLLFIPGQRVAIYAGVPIILLVLLGYYFIYKPRMAKS, from the coding sequence ATGAAGCAATTGGACGACATTCTGGAAAAGGAATCGAAGCTGCGCCGCGGGATGCAGGCGCGCCACATGTTCATGATTTCCATCGGCGGGGTCATCGGGACGGGGCTGTTTCTGAGCTCCGGCTACACGGTGAACCAGGCCGGGCCGGGCGGTGCCGTGCTGGCGTACGTGCTCGGCGGCGTCATTGTGGCCATCGTCATGATGTGCCTCGGCGAACTGGCGACGGCCATGCCGGTGGCGGGATCGTTCAAGACGTACGCGCAGGAATTTATCAGTCCATCCATTGGCTTTTTGAGCGCCTGGCTGTATTGGCTGAACGGCGCGTTTACCATCGGCGGCGAGTGGATTGCCGCGGACATCATCATTCATCAGTATCTGCCGCACGTGCCGGACGTGGTCTGGTACGCGATTTTCGCCGCCATCTACCTGGTGCTGAACCTCACGCGGGTCGGGGTGTACGGCGAGAGCGAATTCTGGTTTGCGAGCATCAAGGTCATCGGCATCATCGCGGCGTGCGTCGCGGGCGTGCTTGCGCTGTTCGGCCTCACCGGTCACCCGGCGATTGGATTGCGCAACTACACCGGGCAGGGCGGGCTCTTTCCGCATGGGCTCGGCGCGGTGTTCCTCGCGCTCGTGCCCGTGAGCTTCGCGTACAGCGGCACAGAGCTCATCGGCATTGCGGCCGGGGAGAGCAGGGACCCGGCCAGGTCGGTTCCGCGCGCTGTGCGGACCACGAGCGTGCGCATTCTGCTCTTCTACGTCATCTCGATGATCGTCCTCGTCGGCATCATTCCCTGGCAGAAGGCGGGCGTGAACGACAGCCCGTTTGCGACCATCTTCCAAGTGGCAGGAATCCCGTACGCGCACCTCATCATGGACCTCATCGTCATCACGTCGGCGCTGTCGGCCGGATCGTCCTGGACGTACGCCTCGTCGCGGCTGCTCTGGTCCATGGCGCTGGACGGCATGGCGCCGCGGTTTTTGACGTATCTCTCGAAGCAGAAGGTGCCCGTGTGGTCGGTGGTGGTCACCCTGTTTGTCGGCACGCTGTCCCTGTGGTTGTACGACGTCTCGCCGAATACGCTGTACCTGTGGATTGTCTCCGGCATTGGGCTCATCGCCGTGCTGTCGTGGGCCATCATCTGCGCCTCGCAGATCGGCTTCCGGCGCAAGTACGTGCGCGAGGGCGGCGACGTGTCGAAACTCGCGTACCGCACGCCCGGTTACCCGGTGGTGCCGATTCTTGGCGTCGTGCTGAACCTTGCCATCGCGGTCAGCCTGCTCTTTATCCCCGGCCAGCGGGTCGCCATTTACGCCGGCGTTCCCATCATCCTGTTGGTGCTCCTAGGCTACTACTTCATCTACAAGCCGAGGATGGCGAAGTCGTGA
- the rpoN gene encoding RNA polymerase factor sigma-54, with product MQSLGLELSMKQELRLTAEMRLSLRILALSSADLADELERFAEEEPWFRYERPRPAIVSRADDVDPLARVASREPLEERLKQELRLMGLPAPVLRIALYLADDLDERGYLAEPLDVIARRLGASPAQTREALAALQSCDPPGIGAEDLTSCLLLQLRDEREPLKSLMASIIRCHLSDVAEGRLEDIASSLSVSLEQVEEAVRRIRRLTPAPAVAASNDPVAPLMPDVVVRKAEGEWIVEVTEWAAPRLELRVEYRRLMQRGEEEARRFVSARLKRAAWLTRAIERRRLTLQMAAEALVRRQQAYLERGPVAIRPLRLADIAEELGVHESTVSRAVKDKILGSPQGLIPMERLFSVEVAPGWSQEAAKARLAEIVQAEDKESPLSDQAIANLLASEGCRLSRRAIAKYREALRIPNSFQRRR from the coding sequence ATGCAATCGCTCGGTCTCGAGCTCTCCATGAAACAGGAACTCAGGCTCACGGCGGAGATGCGGCTTTCGCTGCGCATCTTGGCGCTCTCGTCTGCCGATCTCGCCGACGAACTGGAGCGATTCGCGGAGGAAGAGCCGTGGTTTCGTTATGAGCGACCACGGCCAGCCATCGTCTCGCGCGCCGACGATGTGGATCCCCTGGCGCGCGTGGCGAGCCGCGAGCCGCTTGAGGAGCGGCTGAAGCAGGAGCTCCGGCTCATGGGGCTCCCGGCCCCGGTGCTGCGCATCGCGCTCTATCTGGCGGACGATCTCGACGAGCGCGGCTACCTCGCCGAACCCCTCGACGTGATCGCCCGGCGCCTCGGCGCCTCGCCAGCCCAAACGCGCGAGGCGCTCGCCGCGCTCCAGTCGTGCGATCCGCCCGGCATCGGCGCCGAAGACCTCACATCCTGTCTCCTCCTGCAACTGCGCGATGAGCGGGAGCCCCTGAAGTCGCTCATGGCCTCCATCATCCGCTGCCATCTGAGCGACGTCGCGGAAGGTCGCTTGGAGGACATTGCGTCGAGCCTGTCGGTGTCCTTGGAACAGGTGGAGGAGGCCGTGCGCCGCATCCGCCGCCTGACGCCCGCGCCAGCCGTCGCCGCCTCGAACGATCCCGTCGCCCCGTTGATGCCGGACGTCGTCGTGCGAAAGGCGGAGGGCGAGTGGATTGTCGAAGTGACGGAGTGGGCCGCGCCGCGCTTGGAACTTCGCGTGGAATATCGGCGATTGATGCAGCGCGGAGAGGAAGAGGCGCGCCGGTTTGTCTCGGCGCGGCTCAAGCGCGCGGCCTGGCTCACACGCGCCATTGAGCGCAGGCGCTTGACGCTCCAGATGGCGGCGGAGGCGCTCGTGAGGCGCCAGCAAGCTTATCTCGAGCGAGGGCCCGTGGCCATCCGCCCCCTCCGCTTGGCCGACATCGCCGAGGAGCTCGGCGTGCACGAGTCGACTGTGAGCCGCGCCGTCAAGGACAAGATCCTCGGTTCTCCCCAAGGTTTGATTCCGATGGAGCGCCTATTTTCGGTGGAGGTGGCCCCGGGGTGGTCGCAGGAGGCGGCGAAAGCGCGCCTCGCCGAAATTGTGCAGGCGGAGGACAAGGAGAGCCCTTTGTCCGACCAGGCGATTGCGAATCTTCTGGCTTCCGAGGGCTGCAGGCTCTCGCGCCGCGCCATCGCGAAATACCGCGAGGCGCTCCGCATCCCGAACTCCTTTCAGCGCAGGCGCTGA